In Halorhabdus tiamatea SARL4B, a genomic segment contains:
- a CDS encoding SGNH/GDSL hydrolase family protein, which translates to MQLEAFPSVSLHNVAELAPADWTDGGGHLHRVPRSVAANLNVMARDRVQSPTGSEIRFVPDGDEATVEITLSAAGETTVQPFWGPFQGAEPFEIGPDPSTHTFSVPDRVRNLDPAAAEDAVYDSRVCRLRFDAWSRVALHDVAGDARPPEADELPATRYLAYGTSITEGALSNPHLAYVATAARQLGVDPINLGMAGSAYCEPAIAEHIAGRDDWDVATIAISVNMSNRGFTVAQFRERADQLLDTVAGAHPEKPIAAISLFPYHADVVAGDDPERAAAYRETLETLVTESPHRNLSFIDGSKLLSVPGLMDDILHPGDAGMVEIGHNLADELAPLVE; encoded by the coding sequence ATGCAACTCGAGGCCTTTCCGTCCGTGTCGCTGCACAATGTGGCTGAACTCGCCCCGGCCGACTGGACCGACGGCGGCGGCCACCTCCATCGCGTCCCGCGTTCGGTGGCCGCGAACCTCAACGTCATGGCCCGCGACCGCGTCCAGAGCCCGACGGGCAGTGAGATCCGATTCGTCCCCGACGGCGACGAGGCGACTGTCGAGATCACGCTTTCGGCTGCCGGCGAGACGACCGTCCAGCCGTTCTGGGGTCCCTTTCAGGGGGCCGAACCGTTCGAGATCGGCCCGGACCCCTCGACGCACACTTTCTCCGTCCCGGACCGCGTCCGGAACCTCGATCCGGCGGCTGCCGAAGACGCCGTCTACGATTCGCGAGTCTGTCGGCTCCGCTTCGACGCGTGGTCTCGGGTCGCGCTTCACGACGTCGCCGGCGACGCCCGGCCGCCGGAAGCCGACGAGCTTCCGGCCACCCGGTACCTCGCCTACGGGACCTCCATCACCGAGGGCGCGCTCTCGAACCCACATCTGGCGTACGTCGCCACGGCGGCCCGACAGCTCGGCGTCGATCCGATCAACCTCGGGATGGCCGGCTCGGCGTACTGCGAACCGGCCATCGCCGAACACATCGCGGGTCGCGACGACTGGGACGTCGCGACGATCGCCATCTCGGTCAATATGTCCAACCGGGGATTTACCGTCGCGCAGTTCCGCGAACGCGCCGATCAGTTGCTCGATACCGTCGCCGGCGCACACCCCGAGAAGCCGATCGCTGCCATCTCACTGTTCCCGTACCATGCCGACGTCGTTGCGGGCGACGACCCTGAGCGCGCGGCGGCCTACCGCGAGACGCTCGAAACGCTCGTCACTGAATCGCCGCATAGGAACCTTTCGTTCATCGACGGCTCGAAGCTGCTCTCCGTGCCCGGGCTGATGGACGACATCCTCCACCCCGGCGACGCCGGCATGGTCGAGATCGGGCACAACCTCGCCGACGAACTCGCGCCGCTGGTGGAGTGA
- a CDS encoding DUF7437 domain-containing protein, which translates to MAQSPPHSGQSPIRQLQTVADLLETPALARVYARVLRDGPVTVSDIVDALDIPQGTAYDYVQKLETAGLLEKTRDRRPYEYDAEPIALTLSAAEETATITPALIAAVARREVDEDIDVYIDRHGLDGLAVALEYAFEYVEGTVNHRIAARELDLSPLEAEIILQALEPVATEYTDDRR; encoded by the coding sequence ATGGCGCAGTCCCCACCACACTCGGGTCAGTCACCCATTCGGCAGTTACAGACAGTTGCCGACCTCCTCGAAACGCCGGCACTCGCCCGGGTTTACGCCCGGGTTTTACGGGACGGTCCGGTCACTGTGTCCGATATCGTCGACGCACTCGACATCCCGCAGGGGACCGCCTACGATTACGTCCAGAAGCTCGAAACGGCCGGATTGCTCGAGAAAACTCGAGACCGGCGTCCGTACGAATACGACGCCGAACCGATCGCCCTCACGCTCTCGGCTGCCGAGGAGACGGCCACGATCACGCCGGCACTGATCGCAGCCGTTGCCCGCCGCGAAGTAGACGAGGACATCGACGTGTACATCGATCGACACGGTCTCGACGGCCTCGCTGTCGCACTCGAGTATGCCTTCGAGTACGTCGAGGGCACGGTCAACCACCGCATTGCGGCCAGGGAACTCGACCTCTCACCTCTCGAGGCCGAGATCATCTTACAGGCGCTCGAACCAGTCGCTACCGAGTACACTGACGATCGCAGATGA
- a CDS encoding purine-nucleoside phosphorylase, with product MTEPVEYLEEQLQANDLSAPETAMILGSGLGGMTDEMDIALSVSYDDVPGLAGSTVEGHAGRFVVGTVGGVDVLGMDGRVHYYETGDMDPIVAPIRTLGEMGCERLLITNAAGGINADYEPGDIMLIEDHINMQGTNPLIGRAGLGDGPMFPDMTTAYSPDLLAEARDLADDSPLTIHDGGVYAATTGPSYETPAEIGMLETVGADAVGMSTVPETIVANQLGMDVVGMSTITNYAAGIVGDPLSHEEVVETIETIEDDLRAYVTALLQRFPELE from the coding sequence ATGACGGAACCAGTCGAGTACCTCGAAGAACAGCTTCAGGCGAACGATCTGTCGGCTCCCGAGACGGCGATGATTCTCGGCTCCGGGCTCGGCGGGATGACCGACGAGATGGACATCGCGCTGTCGGTCTCCTACGACGACGTGCCCGGGCTGGCGGGTTCTACTGTCGAGGGCCACGCAGGGCGATTCGTCGTCGGGACGGTCGGCGGCGTCGACGTTCTGGGGATGGACGGTCGCGTCCACTACTACGAGACCGGTGACATGGATCCGATCGTCGCCCCGATTCGGACGCTCGGAGAGATGGGGTGTGAGCGACTCCTCATCACGAACGCCGCCGGCGGGATCAACGCGGACTACGAACCGGGCGATATCATGCTCATCGAGGACCACATCAACATGCAGGGGACCAACCCGCTGATCGGCCGGGCGGGGCTGGGCGACGGGCCGATGTTCCCCGACATGACCACCGCTTACAGCCCCGACCTGCTGGCCGAGGCTCGCGATCTGGCCGACGATTCACCCCTCACCATCCACGACGGCGGGGTCTACGCGGCCACGACAGGGCCGAGCTACGAGACGCCGGCCGAGATCGGGATGCTCGAGACCGTCGGCGCGGACGCCGTCGGGATGTCGACCGTGCCCGAGACGATCGTCGCCAACCAGCTCGGGATGGACGTCGTCGGGATGTCCACGATCACGAACTACGCCGCCGGCATCGTCGGCGATCCCCTCTCTCACGAGGAGGTCGTCGAGACGATCGAGACGATCGAGGACGACCTCCGGGCGTACGTCACGGCGCTGCTCCAGCGCTTCCCGGAACTCGAGTAG
- a CDS encoding DUF5786 family protein, translated as MSMGAYDDEEHERRERKNSSVDASFDDDRTDYHGSVDYDSDDSTEELLETFKEIQSD; from the coding sequence ATGTCTATGGGTGCGTACGACGACGAGGAACACGAGCGCCGTGAGCGCAAGAACAGTTCGGTCGACGCGAGTTTCGACGACGACCGGACGGACTACCACGGCAGTGTCGACTACGACAGCGACGACTCGACCGAAGAACTCCTGGAGACGTTCAAGGAGATTCAATCCGACTGA
- a CDS encoding beta-ketoacyl-ACP reductase has protein sequence MEPKTCVVTGASRGIGRGIAERFGEAGCDVAVNYRSSGEAAREVVETIEDAGGSAIAVKADVTEPEQVQAMAEDVEDAFGTVDVLVNNAGINQDVFFEEMTHEQWDTVLDVHLDGAFHCTQTFYDDLAAAADGRLINISSIVAKGGNLGQANYATAKAGIFGFTRTLAQELAREGSTANCVAPGFIETSMVTDLPESIIEQVEEDTPLGRIGDVEEVADIVAFLASERSSFITGEVIDVNGGMDL, from the coding sequence ATGGAACCGAAAACCTGCGTCGTGACGGGCGCATCGCGAGGGATCGGCCGTGGGATCGCCGAACGGTTCGGCGAAGCTGGGTGTGACGTCGCGGTCAACTACCGGAGTTCCGGCGAGGCCGCTCGCGAGGTCGTCGAGACAATCGAGGACGCCGGCGGGTCGGCAATCGCGGTCAAAGCCGACGTAACCGAACCCGAGCAAGTGCAAGCGATGGCCGAGGACGTCGAAGACGCCTTCGGGACGGTCGACGTACTGGTCAACAACGCCGGTATCAACCAGGACGTCTTCTTCGAGGAGATGACCCACGAGCAGTGGGACACCGTCCTCGACGTCCACCTGGACGGGGCCTTTCACTGCACCCAGACGTTCTACGACGACCTCGCGGCGGCCGCGGACGGTCGCCTCATCAACATCTCCAGCATCGTCGCCAAGGGCGGCAACCTGGGGCAGGCCAACTACGCGACGGCGAAGGCCGGCATCTTCGGATTCACGCGAACGCTGGCGCAGGAACTCGCCCGCGAGGGATCGACGGCCAACTGCGTCGCGCCGGGGTTCATCGAGACGAGTATGGTGACGGACCTCCCCGAGTCGATCATCGAACAGGTCGAGGAAGACACCCCACTCGGCCGGATCGGAGACGTCGAAGAAGTGGCCGACATCGTCGCCTTCCTCGCCAGCGAGCGCTCGTCGTTCATCACCGGCGAGGTGATCGACGTCAACGGCGGGATGGATCTGTAA
- the htpX gene encoding zinc metalloprotease HtpX yields the protein MQWQPDWGLRGRMVVTMFLLFALYIVFVGVLASAGVGLAGIVVVMGIFSFAQLFFSDKLALRSMGARKVDENEYPELHRSVSRLAQQADLPKPNVAVADSSVPNAFATGRSKKNSTVCVTTGIMETLEQDELEGVIAHELAHIKNRDVVVMTIASFLSTIAFMIVRWGWLFGGGRNRRGGGGGIFVAIAVSLVVWIVSYVLIRALSRYREYAADRGGAIISGQPSALASALAKIDTRMDRVPQEDLRSQSEMNAFFIIPISKGLIANLFRTHPSTEKRIDRLQELEREMETV from the coding sequence ATGCAGTGGCAACCAGACTGGGGCTTGCGCGGGCGCATGGTCGTGACGATGTTCCTGCTGTTTGCCCTCTACATCGTCTTCGTGGGGGTACTGGCGAGCGCCGGCGTCGGCCTCGCGGGGATAGTCGTCGTGATGGGCATCTTCTCGTTTGCCCAGCTGTTCTTCAGCGACAAACTCGCGCTACGGAGCATGGGCGCGAGGAAAGTCGACGAGAACGAGTATCCCGAACTCCACCGGAGTGTCTCCCGGCTGGCCCAGCAGGCCGACCTCCCGAAGCCGAACGTGGCCGTCGCGGATTCGTCGGTCCCGAACGCCTTCGCCACCGGGCGTTCGAAGAAGAACTCGACGGTCTGCGTGACGACGGGAATCATGGAAACCTTAGAGCAGGACGAACTCGAGGGTGTCATCGCCCACGAACTCGCCCACATCAAGAACCGCGACGTCGTGGTGATGACGATCGCCTCCTTCCTCTCGACGATCGCGTTCATGATCGTCCGGTGGGGCTGGCTGTTCGGCGGGGGACGCAACCGCCGGGGCGGTGGCGGCGGGATCTTCGTCGCCATCGCCGTCTCGCTGGTCGTCTGGATCGTCTCCTACGTCTTGATCCGCGCTCTCTCGCGCTATCGGGAGTACGCCGCCGACCGCGGCGGGGCGATCATCTCCGGACAGCCCTCGGCGCTGGCCTCGGCGCTCGCGAAGATCGACACCCGGATGGATCGCGTCCCACAGGAGGACCTCCGGAGCCAGTCGGAGATGAACGCCTTCTTCATCATCCCGATCTCGAAGGGGCTAATCGCTAACCTCTTCCGAACCCACCCCTCGACGGAGAAGCGTATCGACCGTCTCCAGGAACTCGAACGCGAGATGGAGACGGTTTAA
- a CDS encoding class I SAM-dependent methyltransferase, with protein sequence MSDDDLFPDDGGEGELAVVVEKPRAQQAIDGLTQEGVYDADRSVRAYGEAGVSIPVTAVPETVEFHEVVRQVGDARLRTLADHLRERGWSPEEIDRAPSSWAVIGSVVLVEIDDAPRPVEVGEALLDLHGEADTVLQRHGIAGEHREPDVSVLAGEGDTETIHTEHGTRYAMDLAEVMFSPGNKDERAGMAEAVTENETVLDMFAGIGYFTLPMARAGADVTAVERNPTAFQYLLENARLNDVTDRVQPYRADCREVVEGVNADRVVMGYYDAYEYLDSALEALEPGGTVHLHEATPTDLVFERPIDRLETAANERGRSVEVLDTRRVKSYSEGVDHVVVDARVD encoded by the coding sequence ATGAGTGACGACGACCTGTTTCCGGACGACGGAGGAGAGGGTGAACTCGCCGTCGTCGTCGAGAAGCCCCGCGCCCAGCAGGCCATCGACGGCCTGACCCAGGAAGGCGTCTACGACGCCGACCGCAGCGTCCGGGCCTACGGCGAGGCCGGCGTCTCGATCCCCGTGACGGCCGTCCCCGAAACCGTCGAGTTTCACGAGGTCGTCCGGCAAGTCGGCGACGCCCGACTGCGGACGCTCGCCGACCACCTCCGTGAACGCGGGTGGAGTCCCGAGGAGATCGACCGTGCGCCGTCGTCGTGGGCCGTTATCGGGAGCGTCGTCCTCGTCGAGATCGACGACGCACCGCGGCCCGTGGAAGTCGGCGAAGCGCTGCTCGACCTACACGGCGAGGCCGACACCGTCCTCCAGCGTCACGGTATCGCCGGCGAACACCGCGAACCCGACGTCTCGGTGCTGGCCGGCGAGGGCGACACCGAGACGATCCACACCGAGCACGGGACGCGCTACGCGATGGACCTCGCCGAGGTGATGTTCTCGCCGGGCAACAAGGACGAGCGAGCGGGAATGGCCGAGGCGGTCACTGAGAACGAGACCGTCCTCGACATGTTCGCCGGGATCGGCTACTTCACGCTGCCGATGGCCCGGGCCGGGGCCGACGTCACCGCCGTCGAGCGCAACCCGACGGCGTTCCAGTACCTGCTGGAAAACGCCCGGCTCAACGACGTGACCGACCGGGTCCAGCCCTACCGGGCGGACTGTCGTGAGGTGGTCGAGGGAGTGAATGCGGATCGCGTCGTGATGGGCTACTACGACGCCTACGAGTACCTCGACAGCGCACTCGAGGCGCTCGAACCCGGCGGAACAGTGCACTTACACGAGGCGACGCCGACGGACCTGGTCTTCGAGCGACCGATCGACCGATTGGAGACGGCCGCGAACGAGCGCGGGCGGTCGGTCGAGGTGCTGGATACCCGGCGAGTGAAGAGCTACAGCGAGGGCGTCGACCACGTCGTCGTGGACGCTCGCGTCGACTGA
- a CDS encoding 60S ribosomal export protein NMD3 has translation MTRSGAFCPRCGDPIESDPGERPGQPDARDPDSVLCDACYFEEFDLVDAPDRIEVRVCSQCGAVHRGNRWVDVGAEDYTDIAIEETSEALGVHVDATDVSWQVAPEQVDRNTIRMHATFSGVVRGTAVTEEVVVPVKISRETCQRCGRIAGGSYASTVQVRAVDRTPTDEEMERAEAIAHEVVADMEATGDRDAFVTEVGEDDDGLNIKVSTTNIGKQIANRIVGEFGGTFSDSETLITEDEDGNEVYRVTYAIRLPPYRPGEVIDPEDGDGPVLVRSVQGNLKGTRLKTGKDYEASFEAGDAPDARRLGDRSDGVETTLVAIEDAHAVQVLDPETYEAKSIPRPKYLDADAETVPVLKSRAGLHVLPSDADETNDE, from the coding sequence ATGACGCGATCGGGTGCGTTCTGTCCGCGCTGTGGCGATCCTATCGAGAGCGACCCGGGCGAGCGGCCGGGCCAACCGGATGCGCGCGACCCCGACAGCGTGCTGTGTGACGCCTGCTACTTCGAGGAGTTCGACCTCGTGGACGCGCCTGACCGGATCGAGGTGCGGGTCTGCTCCCAGTGTGGGGCCGTCCACCGGGGCAATCGGTGGGTCGACGTCGGTGCCGAGGACTACACCGACATCGCGATCGAAGAGACCAGCGAAGCCCTTGGCGTCCACGTCGACGCCACCGACGTCTCCTGGCAGGTCGCGCCCGAGCAAGTCGACCGCAACACGATCCGGATGCACGCGACGTTCTCGGGGGTCGTCCGCGGGACGGCCGTCACCGAGGAGGTCGTCGTCCCGGTAAAGATCTCCCGGGAGACCTGCCAGCGGTGTGGTCGGATCGCCGGTGGCTCCTACGCCTCGACCGTTCAGGTCCGGGCCGTCGATCGAACGCCGACCGACGAGGAGATGGAGCGCGCCGAGGCGATCGCCCACGAAGTGGTCGCCGACATGGAGGCGACGGGCGATCGAGACGCCTTCGTCACCGAGGTCGGCGAGGACGACGACGGGCTGAACATCAAGGTCTCGACGACGAACATCGGCAAGCAGATCGCAAACCGGATCGTCGGCGAGTTCGGCGGAACCTTCTCGGACTCGGAGACGCTGATCACCGAGGACGAGGACGGCAACGAAGTCTACCGGGTGACCTACGCCATCAGGTTGCCGCCCTACCGGCCCGGGGAGGTCATCGACCCCGAAGACGGCGACGGCCCGGTCCTCGTTCGGAGCGTCCAGGGCAACCTCAAGGGGACACGACTAAAGACCGGCAAAGACTACGAGGCGAGTTTCGAGGCGGGCGACGCACCCGACGCCCGGCGACTGGGCGATCGGTCCGACGGCGTCGAGACGACGCTGGTGGCGATCGAGGACGCCCACGCCGTCCAGGTGCTCGATCCAGAGACCTACGAAGCGAAGTCGATTCCGCGGCCGAAGTATCTCGACGCCGACGCCGAGACGGTTCCGGTGTTGAAATCGCGAGCCGGGTTGCACGTCCTCCCGAGCGACGCAGACGAGACCAACGATGAGTGA
- a CDS encoding YkgJ family cysteine cluster protein has protein sequence MEVDCAGCAGCCIDWRPLATGDIDHERRGPYEPLDDEYNLVPLHREEIREFVDAGLADALVPRLFASEDGIDAGGVSMAAIDGRPAFFVGLRSVPKPVAPFGHDPTWLSSCVFLDPETLQCRIHDTERYPETCGTYPGENLVLDVETECERVESEHGGNRLLDDEPPAEATPNFGPAAVGETVFAHPDPDRIGDAVGRLRDGESTQRDRAEFVAVAAASSPGTLEIESSYYERTRERATSAESWVSSAIAEWRQRANADVADPGLGVTIEADRGAPPTPGWDTSR, from the coding sequence ATGGAGGTCGATTGTGCGGGGTGTGCGGGCTGTTGCATCGACTGGCGACCGCTCGCCACGGGTGACATCGACCACGAACGCCGCGGCCCCTACGAACCGCTCGACGACGAGTACAACCTCGTTCCCCTCCACCGTGAGGAGATCCGCGAGTTCGTCGATGCTGGGCTGGCTGACGCGCTCGTCCCCAGACTCTTCGCGAGCGAGGACGGGATCGACGCCGGCGGCGTCTCCATGGCGGCGATCGACGGCCGGCCGGCGTTTTTCGTCGGCCTGCGATCCGTCCCGAAGCCGGTGGCCCCGTTCGGCCACGACCCGACCTGGCTGTCGAGTTGCGTCTTCCTCGACCCGGAAACGTTGCAGTGTCGCATCCACGACACCGAACGCTATCCTGAGACCTGCGGGACGTACCCGGGCGAGAACCTCGTGCTCGACGTCGAAACGGAGTGTGAACGCGTCGAGAGCGAGCACGGCGGCAATCGATTACTCGACGACGAGCCCCCAGCGGAGGCGACGCCGAACTTCGGTCCCGCCGCCGTCGGCGAGACGGTCTTCGCTCACCCGGACCCGGATCGGATCGGCGACGCAGTGGGACGGCTTCGCGACGGTGAATCGACGCAGCGAGACCGCGCGGAGTTCGTCGCCGTCGCCGCGGCGTCGAGTCCAGGCACGCTCGAGATCGAGTCGTCGTACTACGAGCGGACTCGCGAGCGGGCGACGAGCGCCGAGTCGTGGGTGAGCTCGGCGATCGCGGAGTGGCGACAGCGGGCGAACGCCGACGTGGCCGACCCAGGACTCGGGGTCACAATCGAGGCAGATCGCGGGGCTCCACCGACGCCAGGATGGGACACCAGCCGGTGA
- a CDS encoding ATP-dependent DNA helicase yields the protein MDPSRIESAFPAPSYRGNQEDALRRIRAAFEDGNDVVLVRAPTGSGKSLLARAIAGCARKGSQASATDAIGAYYTTPQVSQLDDVAADPLLDDLSIIRGKSNYKCILSGETDTPVTQAPCARERAFDCQVKHRCPYFSDRSIAANQSIAAMTLAYFMQTAGSDVFGTRDVVVVDEAHGLGEWAEMYAAIDLAPDTVPVWDARPPPAIDDVETAADYAAGLSRVCDRRLTDLRAQVELEPEEAAERDRLEELRSDLTWFQEAVRDPDSPTTWVVDQPDGEGTRTTFKSLNPERFLSHTVWDRGNKFALLSATILNKDAFCASAGLDPDRVALVDLDHTFPVENRPLVDVTQGKMTYEEREATIPKIAETLVALMARHPEESGLVHCHSYAIQDALEAELEALGVGERVRSHDSEDRDGQLAAWKRSDDPTVFLSVKMEEALDLDGDLCRWQLLTKAPYPNTRDSRVAQRLEDGDWAWYYRSALRTVIQAAGRIVRSPEDHGVTYLADSSLLDLFERARTDMPGWFAEQVDRMERPSLPEPDPDAALAGLSDGRSSRDSGRSGSSGSRRSRRSSRSRSNPVADVWDTE from the coding sequence GTGGATCCCTCCCGCATCGAGTCGGCCTTCCCTGCACCCTCCTATCGTGGCAACCAGGAGGACGCACTCCGGCGCATTCGGGCGGCCTTCGAGGACGGCAACGACGTCGTGCTCGTCCGCGCGCCGACGGGCAGCGGCAAGTCCCTGCTCGCCCGGGCGATCGCCGGGTGTGCCCGAAAGGGCAGCCAGGCCAGCGCGACCGACGCGATCGGGGCCTACTACACCACTCCGCAAGTCTCTCAGCTCGACGACGTGGCCGCCGACCCCCTACTCGACGACCTCTCCATCATCCGCGGGAAATCGAACTACAAGTGCATCCTCTCGGGGGAGACCGACACGCCAGTCACGCAGGCCCCCTGCGCTCGCGAGCGGGCGTTCGACTGCCAGGTCAAACACCGGTGTCCGTACTTCTCGGACCGCTCGATCGCCGCCAACCAGTCGATCGCCGCGATGACGCTCGCCTATTTCATGCAGACTGCTGGCTCGGACGTCTTCGGCACGCGCGACGTGGTGGTCGTCGACGAGGCCCACGGCCTGGGCGAGTGGGCCGAGATGTACGCCGCGATCGACCTCGCGCCCGACACCGTTCCCGTCTGGGACGCACGCCCGCCGCCGGCAATCGACGACGTCGAGACGGCCGCCGACTATGCCGCCGGCCTCTCGCGGGTCTGTGATCGTCGGCTGACCGATCTCCGCGCGCAGGTCGAACTCGAACCCGAGGAGGCCGCCGAACGCGACCGCCTGGAGGAACTCCGGTCGGACCTGACGTGGTTCCAGGAGGCCGTCCGCGACCCCGACAGTCCGACGACGTGGGTCGTCGACCAGCCCGACGGCGAGGGCACGCGGACGACGTTCAAGTCCCTGAACCCCGAACGCTTCCTCTCACATACGGTCTGGGATCGCGGGAACAAGTTCGCGCTGCTCTCGGCGACGATCCTCAACAAGGACGCCTTCTGTGCGAGTGCCGGCCTCGATCCCGACCGCGTGGCGCTGGTCGACCTCGACCACACCTTCCCCGTCGAGAACCGGCCGCTGGTCGACGTCACGCAGGGAAAGATGACCTACGAGGAGCGCGAGGCGACGATTCCGAAGATCGCCGAGACGCTCGTGGCGTTGATGGCGCGCCATCCCGAGGAATCGGGGCTGGTGCATTGCCATTCCTACGCGATTCAGGACGCTCTCGAAGCCGAACTCGAAGCGCTGGGCGTCGGGGAGCGGGTTCGCTCCCACGACAGCGAGGACCGCGACGGCCAACTCGCCGCCTGGAAGCGAAGCGACGACCCAACGGTCTTTCTCTCGGTGAAGATGGAGGAGGCCCTGGATCTCGACGGCGACCTCTGTCGATGGCAACTCCTGACGAAAGCACCGTATCCCAACACTCGCGATTCGCGGGTCGCCCAGCGACTCGAGGACGGCGACTGGGCGTGGTACTACCGGAGCGCACTCCGGACGGTGATCCAGGCTGCCGGGCGGATCGTCCGCTCACCTGAAGACCACGGCGTGACCTACCTCGCGGATTCGAGCCTGCTTGACCTCTTCGAGCGCGCCCGGACCGACATGCCGGGGTGGTTCGCCGAGCAGGTCGATCGGATGGAACGCCCGTCGCTTCCCGAACCCGACCCGGACGCGGCACTTGCTGGACTGTCGGACGGGCGCTCGAGTCGCGACTCCGGTCGTTCCGGATCGAGCGGTTCCCGACGCTCGCGCCGGTCGTCTCGATCACGGTCCAACCCCGTCGCCGACGTCTGGGACACGGAGTAA